The proteins below come from a single Aphanothece sacrum FPU1 genomic window:
- a CDS encoding OmpA family protein, with translation MVKKYLDINEPEELNIFQSFTDLMSNAFMILSFFLLLAFFHVLNLNKRLLSASPIVIQENSGNFKFSSGSAELTPKLKQYIAAEVSPEIDKILKERDIDFVQVIGHTDGQENNQLSNLDGQLEKVAKGNQLVNILRPGSNVDLGLMRALAVVQELEKTVKLKNIKFRAYSAAQLYLPSGELAPLNRNSDEARRRIEIRFIPPGQKQ, from the coding sequence ATGGTTAAAAAGTATCTCGATATCAATGAACCCGAAGAACTTAATATATTTCAATCATTTACAGACTTAATGTCCAATGCGTTTATGATTTTGAGTTTCTTCTTATTATTAGCTTTTTTTCATGTTTTAAATCTCAATAAAAGACTACTATCAGCTAGTCCTATTGTAATTCAGGAAAATTCAGGAAACTTTAAATTCTCATCAGGAAGTGCCGAACTAACCCCTAAATTAAAACAATATATTGCGGCAGAAGTGAGTCCAGAAATTGATAAAATTCTTAAGGAAAGAGATATTGACTTTGTTCAAGTTATAGGGCATACTGATGGACAAGAAAATAATCAACTAAGTAATTTAGATGGTCAATTAGAAAAGGTAGCTAAAGGAAATCAATTAGTTAATATTCTTCGTCCAGGTTCTAATGTTGATTTAGGGTTAATGAGAGCTTTAGCCGTTGTTCAGGAACTTGAAAAAACTGTCAAGCTTAAAAACATTAAATTTCGTGCTTATTCAGCCGCACAATTGTATTTGCCATCAGGAGAATTAGCCCCTCTTAATCGTAACTCAGATGAGGCGAGAAGACGAATAGAAATTCGGTTTATTCCCCCTGGACAAAAACAATAG
- a CDS encoding methyl-accepting chemotaxis protein translates to MFESFKLFPPSIILPSIFVFLITILAGIIRRCLYGHLVKSANDVRSLVISHSNEDAKPNIVKNLEKRFKGASLRVDKVNTEALIHGIYSQDKFKFLGYSLSCEQWDYCCRNLPNLLLAFGLLGTFLGITLNLSTLSQTISQVSGEANNFIEKFEQPLQSMGIAFITSLIALVCSSVLTVINLRYNTTLAKYFLMSSLEDYLDNILQPTIERETRFDKSINRMVNQQNLFLTKFHESVIQSVQSSLDGVAQQITKGNQETAKLAQQVYEQMTETAGTLDRGSITFYQSALLLEKQVKSLKRIVQHDNFVEYSKSLENTAIVFMEASEMIKNSALSEKLASVTDNLMGTQSKFSDTILTVNNLINTLQVSISNINQSVDSIVNLGDKIDNLNQKSTELIDLNKEQIKQESLSLQMLGDRLIKSLDTQTISQEDHQKLLGELTDKSTELIELNKERIKQESLGLQMLGDRLIKSLDTQTISQEDHQKLLGELTDKSTELIELNKERIKQESISLQMLGDRLEALKIRENEKQTVVIEIIREIKKNIDKIRTDIGSIIKSEKSQDKILSLEDIKDKLNNI, encoded by the coding sequence ATGTTTGAATCCTTTAAATTGTTTCCTCCTTCAATTATTTTACCTTCTATTTTTGTGTTTCTGATTACAATATTAGCGGGGATTATACGAAGATGCCTTTACGGACATTTAGTTAAGTCTGCTAATGATGTTAGATCTTTGGTGATCTCTCATAGTAATGAAGATGCTAAACCTAACATAGTGAAAAACTTAGAAAAAAGATTTAAAGGGGCTAGTTTAAGGGTAGATAAGGTTAATACTGAAGCTTTAATACATGGAATATATAGTCAAGATAAATTTAAGTTTTTAGGTTATTCTCTTTCTTGCGAACAATGGGATTATTGTTGTCGAAATTTACCAAATTTACTGTTAGCTTTTGGTTTATTAGGAACGTTTTTAGGTATTACTCTTAATTTATCAACTTTAAGTCAAACTATTAGTCAAGTTAGTGGAGAAGCTAATAATTTCATCGAAAAGTTTGAACAACCTCTCCAAAGCATGGGAATTGCTTTTATTACTAGCTTAATTGCTTTAGTTTGTAGTTCTGTATTAACGGTGATTAATCTTCGTTATAATACAACTTTGGCTAAATATTTTTTAATGAGTTCTCTAGAAGATTATCTGGATAATATTCTACAACCGACAATAGAAAGAGAAACTAGATTTGATAAATCCATTAATCGTATGGTAAATCAACAAAATTTATTCTTAACTAAATTCCATGAAAGTGTTATTCAATCTGTTCAATCATCTTTAGACGGTGTGGCACAACAAATTACTAAAGGTAATCAGGAAACGGCTAAATTAGCTCAACAAGTTTATGAACAGATGACTGAAACTGCGGGGACATTAGATCGAGGTTCAATAACATTTTATCAGTCGGCTTTATTGTTAGAAAAGCAAGTTAAATCTCTCAAAAGAATTGTTCAACATGATAATTTTGTCGAATATAGTAAAAGTTTAGAAAATACTGCTATCGTTTTTATGGAAGCATCAGAAATGATTAAGAATAGCGCGTTATCAGAAAAGTTAGCCTCAGTGACTGACAATTTAATGGGAACTCAAAGCAAATTTTCTGATACAATTTTAACCGTTAATAATTTAATTAATACTTTACAAGTAAGTATAAGTAATATTAATCAATCTGTTGATAGTATAGTAAACTTAGGGGATAAAATAGATAACTTAAATCAAAAATCAACGGAATTAATAGACTTAAATAAAGAACAGATTAAACAAGAATCTCTCAGTTTACAAATGTTAGGCGATCGCTTAATTAAAAGTTTAGATACTCAAACTATTAGTCAAGAAGACCATCAAAAATTATTAGGTGAATTAACTGACAAATCTACAGAATTGATAGAGTTAAATAAAGAACGAATTAAACAAGAATCTCTCGGTCTACAAATGTTAGGCGATCGCTTAATTAAAAGTTTAGATACTCAAACTATTAGTCAAGAAGACCATCAAAAATTATTAGGTGAATTAACTGACAAATCTACAGAATTGATAGAGTTAAATAAAGAACGGATTAAACAAGAATCTATCAGTTTACAAATGTTAGGTGATCGATTAGAAGCACTTAAAATAAGAGAAAATGAAAAGCAAACTGTAGTAATAGAAATAATTAGAGAAATTAAGAAAAATATCGATAAGATTAGGACTGATATAGGAAGTATAATAAAGAGTGAAAAATCTCAGGATAAAATTTTGTCTCTTGAAGACATTAAAGATAAGCTAAATAATATCTAA
- the queC gene encoding 7-cyano-7-deazaguanine synthase QueC, with amino-acid sequence MTHQSKAVVLLSGGLDSATSAAIAAKDGYHVIALSFRYGQRHQRELDSALKIAQALDIQEHYIIDVNLAQWGGSSLTDTFIELPQTGVNAHIIPSTYVPGRNTVFIAIALSLAEAKEAQAIYLGINAVDYSGYPDCRSDYLQAYQMLANLSSKASLDGKAPQLIAPLIKDSKVDIIHRAISLKVPISDTWSCYQGDSEPCGLCDSCRIRDRALIDAGYPELATVKGQELYNL; translated from the coding sequence ATGACTCATCAATCTAAAGCAGTTGTTCTTTTATCCGGAGGATTAGATTCTGCTACCTCGGCAGCGATCGCGGCTAAAGACGGTTATCATGTAATTGCCCTATCTTTTCGTTATGGACAACGACACCAACGAGAATTAGACTCCGCCCTAAAAATCGCTCAAGCATTAGACATACAAGAACACTATATCATTGATGTTAATCTGGCTCAATGGGGAGGTTCATCCTTAACCGATACCTTCATAGAATTGCCCCAAACAGGCGTTAATGCCCATATTATCCCTTCTACATACGTTCCGGGCAGAAATACCGTTTTTATTGCCATCGCCCTGTCTCTGGCAGAAGCAAAAGAAGCACAAGCTATTTATTTAGGCATTAATGCCGTAGATTATTCAGGATATCCTGATTGTCGTTCCGACTATTTACAAGCTTATCAAATGTTAGCTAATCTTTCATCTAAAGCAAGTTTAGACGGAAAAGCACCTCAATTAATTGCACCATTAATTAAAGATTCAAAAGTTGATATTATCCATCGTGCCATCAGTTTGAAAGTGCCTATTTCTGATACTTGGTCTTGTTATCAAGGAGATAGCGAACCCTGTGGATTATGTGATTCTTGTCGTATCCGCGATCGCGCTTTAATTGATGCAGGATATCCTGAATTAGCAACAGTAAAAGGACAAGAACTTTATAATTTATAA